In one Chitinophaga sancti genomic region, the following are encoded:
- a CDS encoding DUF2750 domain-containing protein produces MPSKKEIESVLQQDTKTRFEYAIKRIAGNEEVWVAEYNNEFLLMGDDEDNEVFPLWPHEEYVQVFCDNGRPDYKPTSITLDDFIELYIPDCEKKNQKIGVMPMPNGASVVVDVDIFMQAINAELDKYL; encoded by the coding sequence ATGCCGTCAAAAAAAGAAATTGAATCGGTTCTTCAACAGGATACGAAAACCCGCTTTGAATATGCTATTAAACGAATAGCAGGCAATGAGGAAGTATGGGTTGCTGAATATAATAATGAATTTTTATTAATGGGAGATGATGAAGATAATGAGGTTTTCCCATTATGGCCCCATGAAGAATATGTCCAGGTATTTTGCGATAATGGGAGACCTGATTATAAGCCCACCTCTATAACATTAGATGATTTTATTGAGTTGTATATTCCTGATTGTGAAAAGAAGAATCAAAAGATTGGTGTAATGCCAATGCCTAATGGTGCATCCGTGGTAGTTGATGTTGATATTTTTATGCAAGCGATTAACGCCGAACTAGATAAATACTTATAG
- a CDS encoding DUF4265 domain-containing protein, with amino-acid sequence MSLNQSNNTDVKIKLVYKDFDGNIKIESVWAEKVGDYYKILNVPFFAGNIAYGDIVSIDEEEGEMYFDELIEPSGHSTIQMIIYDKNGVSRIGEELVALGCDWEGSHLEGYISVDVPATISYIPIKEYLEQGKLKNLWDYKEACLAHS; translated from the coding sequence ATGAGCCTAAATCAAAGCAATAATACTGATGTCAAAATTAAGTTAGTATATAAAGATTTTGATGGTAATATAAAAATTGAGAGTGTATGGGCAGAAAAAGTAGGAGACTATTATAAAATCCTCAATGTTCCCTTCTTTGCAGGTAATATTGCATATGGAGATATAGTAAGTATCGATGAAGAAGAAGGAGAAATGTATTTTGATGAATTGATTGAGCCTTCAGGTCATAGTACAATACAGATGATTATTTATGATAAGAATGGTGTAAGTAGAATCGGTGAGGAATTGGTGGCTTTAGGGTGTGATTGGGAGGGTAGTCATCTTGAAGGTTATATATCAGTAGATGTTCCTGCTACTATATCCTACATTCCCATTAAAGAGTATTTGGAACAGGGGAAATTGAAAAATTTGTGGGATTATAAAGAGGCATGCCTGGCTCATTCATAG
- a CDS encoding HNH endonuclease: MEFHHVKRHADGARSTPEEVKAVCKPCHVKLHS, from the coding sequence ATGGAATTTCATCATGTTAAACGACACGCAGATGGAGCTAGATCAACTCCTGAGGAAGTAAAAGCAGTTTGTAAACCATGTCATGTTAAATTGCATAGCTAA
- a CDS encoding DUF4262 domain-containing protein — translation MNKEIFIQSIRSGIEKFGYHITYVMPDISPGFAYTIGLSEKYNFELLFAGGVFYMREEVDNLLKGISVKLIEREGKNFDPITLDGLGEFSLSLIDKSWSKLLMLGVYDYYKTEKVYAFQIIPDKKHYTLDIPDMTQEFSTKNEPVWQWIVKEWEYNVPKESKVGTDIYFLQGEPLTEIARWEDNYWEMYHLDGEEVEKKDIRIVSLGTVFAIDPSILPAFELPLTKGLLRDNFEDPWRKWKW, via the coding sequence ATGAATAAAGAAATATTTATCCAGAGCATAAGATCTGGCATTGAAAAATTTGGATATCACATAACTTATGTTATGCCCGATATTAGTCCTGGATTCGCTTATACAATTGGTCTAAGTGAGAAGTATAATTTTGAATTACTATTTGCCGGAGGGGTATTTTACATGCGAGAAGAAGTCGATAATCTCCTAAAGGGAATTTCTGTTAAATTAATTGAGAGAGAGGGTAAAAATTTCGATCCTATTACTCTTGATGGTTTGGGTGAATTTTCTCTTTCCCTGATTGACAAATCTTGGAGTAAATTATTGATGTTAGGTGTATATGATTATTATAAGACAGAAAAGGTTTATGCTTTTCAGATTATTCCGGATAAGAAACATTATACACTGGATATCCCTGATATGACTCAGGAATTTAGCACTAAAAATGAACCTGTATGGCAATGGATCGTCAAGGAATGGGAATATAATGTGCCTAAAGAGTCAAAGGTTGGTACCGACATATATTTTTTACAAGGGGAACCTCTCACAGAAATTGCGAGGTGGGAAGACAATTATTGGGAAATGTACCACCTCGATGGAGAAGAGGTTGAAAAAAAAGATATACGGATTGTTTCATTAGGAACCGTATTTGCAATAGATCCTTCAATTCTTCCGGCTTTTGAGCTCCCCTTAACAAAGGGATTGTTACGAGATAATTTTGAAGATCCCTGGAGAAAATGGAAATGGTAA